Below is a genomic region from Microcaecilia unicolor chromosome 9, aMicUni1.1, whole genome shotgun sequence.
AGGGGCAGGTGTGCGTGATGATCCACAGTGGCAGCCGTGGCCTGGGCCACCAAGTTGCTACAGGTGAGTTATGAAATAATGTGGAACTCGCTCATTTACGCTGTGAATTTGCTCAGTAGTTAGTGGGAAGAGTCTCAGACTGGAAATTGAAATTGTAACTGACATCGTCATTCAGACAGATCTCCCTGTACCTTGCAAGGGACAACATATCCCCCTTAATAGCCAGAAAATGGCTGTTGAGGTGCTTGTGCTGTTTTTTTAGATGCCTTGGTGGCTATGGAAAAAGCCATGAAGAGGGACAAGATCATAGTGAATGACAGACAGCTAGCGTGTGCCAGGATCTCCTCAGACGAGGGACAGGACTACCTAAAGGGCATGGCAGGAGCTGGCAACTATGCGTGGGTCAACCGCTCTTCCATGACCTTCCTCACTagacaggtattttttttttttttgttacatttgtaccctgcgctttcccactcatggcaggctcaatgcagcttacatggggcaatggagggttaagtgacttgcccagagtcacaaggagctgcctgtgcctgaagtgggaatccaactcagtccctcagttccccaggaccaaagtccaccaccctaaccactaggccactcctccactgttgctactatttgagattctacatggaatgttgctattccactagcaacattccatgtagaagtcggcccttgcagatcaccaatgtggccgcgcaggcttctgcttctgtgagtctgacgtcctgcacgtacgtgcaggacgtcagactcacagaaacagaagcctgcgcagccttctacatggaatgttgctagtggaatagcgacattccaagtagaatctccaatagtagcaacattccatgtagaatctccaatagtatctattttatttttgttacatttgtaccctgcgctttcccactcatggcaggctcaatgcagcttacatggagcaatggagggttaagtgacttgcccagagtcacaaggagctgcctgtgcctgaagtgggaatcgaactcagttcctcaggaccaaagtccaccaccctaaccactaggccactgtgtTGTGTCTAATCTTAAGCACCTGAGCTTCTGGGGTCATACAAAAGGCAAAGCCCTGGACTTTAAGAGCAACAACTTTCTTAAAAGAAGGAGTGCTTTTAAAGAAGCACCAGCAAATTGGGAAGTTCTTGGACATCTGAACTAAAGACAGCAATATTAAAAGCAGTTAATCTTAGAGGATGAATGGTTAGAGCCATGTTCAAAACCTAGTGCCGCTTGTGTTCTTGGGCAAGCCATTTATCCCTCCACTGCCTTgcgtacaaacttagatcgtaAATCCTCTAGGGACAAGGATATGCCTATTGGGAGGGTGTGAGTATTTGGTAGAGATCCAAAGAGGAAGACGGCAAATCATCTGGGTTAAGGAGAGCTCATTCAAGCACTCGGAAACATCTGCATCTGGTAGCTAGGTAAGGTCGTTATCAGGATATGCCAGAAGACTTGGGCGGACTGGCTGTTGTGTACTGTCCTACTATTTGCTCCTGTCCTCGTTGTGGAGCTGTGGCCAGGTACCCGACAGCAGTCCATGTCCCCCTCGCCAGTGTTGACATAGCTCCATCTCCTGCTGTTGGACTGCTGGATACCCCAATGATCGTCCCCTGATGTGGCTTTTCTGAGTAATCAGAGATGATAGTAATCTGGTCTCTGCTCTTGCATCTTGTTCTATACTGACAGGGAAGCACTGTCTAACTGAGGGGGAAGAGTGGCCTGTAAATCTGAAATTTGAGTACAAAATAAATCCAGGTAAACTTGAGATTTACTCTTCCATTTTCAGGCTTTTGCAAAAGTCTTCAACACCACCCCAGATGACCTGGATTTGCATGTGATCTACGATGTGTCTCACAACATCGCTAAGGTGGAGCAGCATGTGGTGGATGGGAAGGAGAAGACACTGCTAGTGCACAGGAAAGGATCTACGCGAGCCTTCCCACCCCACCATCCACTCATTGCTGTGGATTACCAGGTACTCTTGACCGAGATACTCTGTGGGGTCCAGTCTGCATGGTCCCGACTGAAATAAGGATGTAACGGTGTCCAACAAAGGTTCTCAGTAGAAAAGCCACAGCGTTAACTCTGTGACTCCCATAGCAAAGGGGaacactggtggtgggaggcgaggatagtgctgggcagacttatacggtctgtgccctaaagaggacaggtacaaatcaaggtagggtatacacaaaaagtagcacatatgagttatcttgttgggcagactggatggactgtgcaggtctttttctgccatcatctactaagttactatgttttTCCTCACTTATCATGATTCTttacctctttttcagaggaGCAGCAGGCTTTTGCTATAAGCCCGTCTTGTGCTCGATATGTAGTTATGCTTCCTCACACCCGAGCAGAAGCTTTCTGaattaacttttttttccttGGTTTAGAAATGTCTCAATCAGTTTGGGAAAATATATGTTAAGAACATTTTCAGATGGAAATTAACCAGGACAGTTGTGTGCTTGGCATTTCAGCTAACAGGACAGCCCGTTCTGATCGGTGGAACCATGGGAACATGTAGCTACGTCTTGACGGGGACTGAGCAAGGCATGACCGAGACATTTGGAACAACTTGCCATGGAGCTGTGAGTTTCAAACAAAACGGGGACTCGGGAATGAGGCTGTGTACACTCggcggaagggaaaagggggagaaaTGTGGCTCATTTTTGAGAGCGCGACATTCTGATTGGTTTTTCAATGCCGATTGCACTGCTATGACTTTGATCCTCAGTGTGAGAATAGGAGCTTTCCCAGACTTTAGACAATTATTCAGCTTTTCTAAAGAATGAAAAAGGAATCGGAAATAGAAAAGAGATACTGTCATAGTTCCCCTCTTTTTCTCCACTGTATATCACGCAATTATTTACAGAACTCTTTCTAATTACTCCTGGTTGTTAGTCATTCTCTTGTACCAAATGACAAGTTAAATTCTGTCACTTTTTCAAATTTCTGTATGATATATGTAGTGAAGAATTTGTTCTGtcgtaaagtacataagtacataagtagtgccatactgggaaagaccaaaggtccatctagcccagcatcctgtcaccgacagtggccaatccaggtcaagggcacctggcacgctccccaaacgtaaaaactgTGTCTTGCCTTTTCAGGGACGTGCTCTATCCAGAGCCAAGTCTCGCCGTAACTTGGACTTCCAGGATGTGTTAGACAAACTGGCAGACATGGGCATAGCCATCCGAGTGGCATCACCAAAGCTGGTCATGGAAGAGGTATGAAAAGCCTGTGTCTTACAGTGACACAGATTAGGAGACATCTTTCCCAAACAGCATCGCAGCATCTAAAGCTGGGTCAATGGCGTACCGAGGTGGggacggtccaccccgggtgcacgccgctggggggtgccgcggcacgcgcctgtcagctgcgttcgctaacttcgctgcagctccctctgccccagaacaggttacttcctgttccggccggggcagagggagctgcagcgaagttagcgaactcagctgacaggcgcacgccgcggcaccccccccccccccccagcggcgtgcacccgggggggggaggtgtcatttcgcctggggggggggggcgcatcggcgatccgccccgggtgtcatgctggctaggatcgccactgagctGGGTCACACTGTGTCTTGCTGTGGTGGCCTTTTACTTCTTTTGAAAAGTAGCCATTATCTGGTTGTGACTATTGAGGTGTTTCCTCTTTGCACAAACAGAGTTACCATTTCCTTATAGGTCACAATAAGCATGTTGGAAGTtgcataaaaaggaaaaaaaaatcatcatctcCAGTAAACAATATCCCATAGTAAAGTTTTTCAGAGACTGTCATACGAGCGTGTATCTCTGAAACTTACTCCAATTTTTCCAAATTAGAGAACAATATGCCCATTTGTGGTGTCTCGATAAGAAAACACTGTAATGAGGGGTCCAACGGTTGTCTCGCTGCGAATTGCTATATATAGAAAAATTTGGTATAAGTCTACTGAAAATGCTTATTCTCAGTTCTTATTGTAagttgcagtgtgtgtgtgtttgtcaggTTCTACAATGTACTTTAACAATGACTTGCAACATCCGAATGAGAAATCTTGAGCTAACGTTTTCAAAGTAACAGGAGTAGCTGATTTGTAAAGCACAGTCCAGGTGTTCTAACTTCTTAGAGGTTCTAGCTGAGCTTTTGTCATttgatgtcccaggattatcttTAAGAAAATACCCCGTGGATCCTGATTCTAACAGTGTTGTCACAACACAGGACCTCCTGTTGATGAATTTAGCAACTTATGATCAGAACTGAGACTGTTGGAACTCAGTGAGGGATCCTGCAAGATAAGCTTTAtaaaagccttttaaaaaaaaattaatactgaGATGATTGACATGTTCTAAGGAAACCTCGGTACACAGAAATCCCTAGTTCTGTCAGAGTATGTGCATGCACTGTGCTGGACTTTGGACCTCGATCACGACAAGGGTAGTTCATTGCCGTTTACCGGGGTGCAGAGTGGTAGGTAGGACAGTAACAATAAGTTACAGTGAAGCTTAGGTGTCTCACCAACTTTTTTATCTTTCCAGGCACCAGAGTCGTACAAGAATGTGACAGATGTGGTAAACACATGCCATGACGCTGGCATCAGCAAGAAAGCCATCAAACTCCGACCAATTGCAGTCATCAAGGGCTAGTAACTAGGCTGGAATTATTCAAATCTGAAATGGTCCAAGAGCTTGGCCTAAAAGCTCACCCCCAGTGAGGTTTATCAGATCACTCTAGGTTGAGGGCTTTGACATTATTTTCCTAATTTCAGCAGATCTGATAAAACCTGCTAGTATGTGGGTCTTTGGATTGTAAGATTATTGACTAAACCATATTGGGTCCTTTGCTCCAGTCCCCCCTTATCTCCAAAAAAGAGTGGCAAGATGAATACCAACACCCTTACTTCACAGTTTTACAAGGGACTTTTGTCTGAGGTCTGGCTCCTGCTAGTTAGAACAATGGAGCACTGACCAGCCACGCTGGACATgaggtgggttgtttttttttgtttgtttgtttgtttgtgtttgtttaGGTCGAGCCAACGAGTTAGATTTCAGGCAGCAGAATTTGCTCAGCCCCTTTACATGTTTTCTATGAAGAAAATAGTTGATTTCCACATTATGTATCATTTGGTTCCTCTTTGCTGTTCAGGGTTCCACTTTTTGGAGACCTAAAAGTTCATGCATTGCTGGCAAAGACTGTTTTGTGCGAAATGCCGGGATCTTTCAGACTTGAAATAAAAAGATTATGCATTCAAAAAGGACTGCATTgcaaagtgtgtgtatgtgttctgtttttatttcagCCGTGGTCACTTATAAAGCACAATACACTTCTAGGGCTGTTTGTAATAAACCTGGCTCTGGCCATGGACAACTACAGTCatgttttgttcttttaatgAGCCGAGTGTGTCTACATAAGAGAGGAGGAGGCTAAGCCTGCAATTACAACAGAGGTGTTTCTATTAGTTAAGAATATAAGATTAGTCACGTTGAGttatggagtagcctaatggttagtgcagttgccTAAGATCCaagggaaccaggtttgattctcactgcagctccttgtgactgagcAAGTCACTGACCCCTGAATTCTGTATGGGTTGGCCAaacttgggcatggatcccagactAGAGAGCTGCAAGGGGACAGAAAACGTACCCATCCCTATCCATCCCCACAACaatttaataagtacataagtacataagtaatgccatactgggaaaagaccaagggtccatcgagcccagcatcctgtccacgacagcggccaatccaggccaagggcacctggcaagcttcccaaacgtacaaacattctatacatgttattcctggaattttggatttttccaagtccgtttagtagcggtttatggacttgtcctttaggaaaccgtccaacccctttttaaactctgctaagctaaccgccttcaccactttctccggcaacgaattccagagtttaattacacgttgggtgaagaaaaattttctccgatttgttttaaatttactacactgtagtttcatcgcatgccccctagtcctagtatttttggaaagcgtgaacagacgcttcacatccacctgttccactccactcattattttatatacctctatcatgtctcccctcagccgtctcttctccaagctgtatagccctagcctccttagtctttcttcatagggaagtcgtcccatccccgctatcattttagtcgcccttcgctgcaccttttccaattctactatatctttcttgagatgcggcgaccagaattgaaca
It encodes:
- the RTCB gene encoding tRNA-splicing ligase RtcB homolog — translated: MSRSYNDELQYLEKITRNSWRIKKAFVPNMQVEGVFYVNDALEKLMFEELRNSCRGGGAGGFLPAMKQIGNVAALPGIVHRSIGLPDVHSGYGFAIGNMAAFDMDNSEAVVSPGGVGFDINCGVRLLRTNLDEGDVQPVKEQLAQAMFDHIPVGVGSKGVIPMNAKDLEEALEMGVDWSLREGYAWAEDKEHCEEYGRMLQADPSKVSSKAKKRGLPQLGTLGAGNHYAEIQVVDEIYNEYAAKKMGIDHKGQVCVMIHSGSRGLGHQVATDALVAMEKAMKRDKIIVNDRQLACARISSDEGQDYLKGMAGAGNYAWVNRSSMTFLTRQAFAKVFNTTPDDLDLHVIYDVSHNIAKVEQHVVDGKEKTLLVHRKGSTRAFPPHHPLIAVDYQLTGQPVLIGGTMGTCSYVLTGTEQGMTETFGTTCHGAGRALSRAKSRRNLDFQDVLDKLADMGIAIRVASPKLVMEEAPESYKNVTDVVNTCHDAGISKKAIKLRPIAVIKG